In Lentilitoribacter sp. Alg239-R112, the following proteins share a genomic window:
- a CDS encoding EamA family transporter codes for MAIKDILIIIAVTAIWGLNFSVTKFGMEYVPPLFLNALRFTVVALMAFVIPRPSVDWRIFAGIGVFIGVIKFSLVFVGIKLGLGAGLSSVVIQGQVFFTIILAFLLYKERVQIYQVIGLLIGFAGLFVMSFDDGGDFNLLGFALTVLGSLMWGIANMFFRRTGSTEAVAVIVWASVVALIPLWLLSAFFDGPDVIMQSFQNFNLQVIFVVLFASIFSTVFAYSMWGKMLSKYPAADVTPFALLIPVSGLLGGVFIVNETISVIAMIGIIIIMVGLAVSILGGRVRRYLGS; via the coding sequence ATGGCAATCAAAGATATTCTCATCATCATAGCAGTTACTGCAATTTGGGGGCTGAACTTTTCAGTCACGAAATTTGGTATGGAATATGTGCCGCCGCTTTTTCTCAACGCGTTGCGTTTTACTGTTGTAGCACTCATGGCGTTTGTAATCCCTCGCCCCAGCGTTGATTGGCGTATATTTGCCGGAATTGGTGTATTTATCGGCGTGATAAAATTCTCGCTTGTGTTTGTTGGCATTAAACTCGGGCTTGGTGCTGGTCTGTCTTCTGTTGTTATTCAAGGGCAAGTATTTTTTACGATAATTCTTGCTTTTCTCCTCTATAAAGAACGCGTGCAAATCTATCAGGTTATCGGCTTACTCATTGGATTTGCGGGCCTTTTTGTCATGAGTTTCGACGATGGTGGGGACTTCAATCTCCTTGGTTTTGCCCTGACCGTGCTTGGCTCGTTAATGTGGGGCATAGCCAATATGTTTTTCCGCCGCACAGGCAGCACAGAAGCTGTTGCGGTCATCGTGTGGGCAAGCGTGGTCGCACTTATCCCGCTTTGGCTGCTCTCTGCATTTTTTGATGGCCCCGACGTGATCATGCAATCTTTCCAGAATTTCAATTTGCAAGTCATATTCGTAGTCTTGTTTGCATCAATATTCTCGACGGTTTTTGCCTATTCTATGTGGGGCAAAATGCTATCCAAATACCCCGCAGCAGATGTCACACCATTCGCTCTTTTGATCCCCGTATCAGGGTTATTAGGTGGTGTATTTATTGTGAACGAAACCATTAGCGTAATAGCCATGATCGGCATCATTATTATCATGGTTGGCTTGGCCGTCTCCATTCTCGGTGGACGCGTGCGCAGGTATCTAGGGTCATAA
- a CDS encoding glycosyltransferase family 39 protein: protein MSDSATNYDQNSKRQGTYLALGISLILMMLYMILMPATELWDRDEPLYARTAIEMLLSGDWFLPTYNGNLFAHKPPMTYWLMATSFWMFGENEFAARFASAPTMAGTAFFTYLIARRMFDHTIGIWSMIMFGTAFLTIYLGSIAQHDAPMMFFIILAIYAYTKFLYEQQSLWPMLVLFTLGMVATLYIKGPVGPAVICTTLFFSWVFTPSDQRPKFMAMVVFAGGFILACILFAIWLIPANTATDGALWQMGVGKHIVQRFQEPLENYGGTASLGYYWMLPAYIPVILITLMPWTIHLPAGLKALFSGKLGTRRERALLWGWIAPTFVMFTLAGSKLPHYIFPIFPALAIICAAIMIKQVRDAETQSYSKFGAYLYLMLSPAIAIALIAVPFFRPDIIPFLVGIPAGLIIGTIVHFVFHRQRVGNVIGASRLLTITTPLVVIFAYWFMISPAEPLIKISKSIGEIINKVDVSKKRVFMDGFLEPSMVFYINSPLGSPVKSMPDDEDAFFAEMKDPRPMVLVVTKELFPEYEVYEGDREFEIIGEVQAINTNDHLKDQTVVVAVRK, encoded by the coding sequence ATGAGCGATAGTGCAACAAATTACGACCAAAATTCCAAACGACAAGGCACTTATCTTGCGCTTGGCATAAGCCTCATCTTAATGATGCTGTATATGATCTTGATGCCTGCGACGGAACTTTGGGATCGTGATGAGCCGCTTTATGCCCGTACTGCAATTGAGATGCTGCTATCAGGTGATTGGTTCCTCCCAACATACAATGGCAACCTATTTGCGCACAAACCACCTATGACATACTGGCTGATGGCAACCAGTTTTTGGATGTTTGGTGAAAACGAGTTTGCAGCACGTTTTGCATCAGCTCCTACAATGGCTGGCACTGCATTTTTCACCTATCTGATTGCACGCCGTATGTTCGACCATACGATTGGCATTTGGTCGATGATCATGTTTGGCACTGCATTCCTGACCATATATCTTGGCTCGATTGCCCAGCACGATGCGCCCATGATGTTCTTCATCATTCTGGCAATTTACGCCTATACCAAGTTTCTCTACGAGCAACAGAGTTTGTGGCCGATGCTTGTCTTGTTCACGCTTGGCATGGTCGCAACGCTTTATATCAAAGGTCCGGTTGGGCCTGCTGTGATTTGCACAACCTTGTTTTTCTCATGGGTTTTCACACCATCAGACCAGCGGCCAAAATTCATGGCGATGGTTGTGTTTGCAGGCGGATTTATATTGGCTTGTATTTTGTTTGCGATATGGCTCATTCCGGCCAATACAGCAACTGATGGCGCGCTGTGGCAAATGGGCGTTGGCAAACATATTGTTCAGCGTTTTCAAGAACCGCTAGAAAATTATGGCGGCACTGCGTCTCTTGGTTACTACTGGATGTTGCCTGCCTATATTCCTGTCATTCTTATCACGCTCATGCCATGGACTATTCATCTTCCGGCGGGGTTGAAGGCGCTATTTTCCGGTAAATTGGGGACTCGGCGCGAACGTGCGCTCCTTTGGGGTTGGATAGCGCCAACATTTGTAATGTTTACTTTGGCGGGCTCAAAGCTACCTCACTATATTTTCCCGATTTTTCCAGCCTTGGCAATCATATGCGCAGCGATCATGATCAAGCAGGTGCGAGACGCTGAAACGCAAAGCTACTCGAAGTTTGGTGCATACCTTTATCTGATGCTGTCCCCGGCAATCGCTATTGCTTTGATCGCTGTGCCGTTTTTCCGACCAGACATCATCCCTTTCTTGGTTGGTATTCCGGCAGGTTTAATCATCGGTACAATTGTTCATTTTGTATTCCATCGCCAGAGAGTAGGTAATGTGATTGGCGCAAGCCGCCTGCTGACCATAACAACGCCGCTTGTCGTCATCTTCGCCTATTGGTTCATGATCTCGCCAGCGGAACCATTGATCAAAATCTCAAAATCCATTGGCGAAATTATCAATAAAGTTGATGTTTCCAAGAAACGTGTTTTCATGGATGGCTTCTTGGAACCAAGCATGGTGTTTTACATCAACTCACCATTGGGCTCACCTGTGAAGTCCATGCCGGATGATGAAGACGCATTCTTTGCAGAAATGAAAGATCCGCGCCCAATGGTTCTCGTGGTCACTAAGGAACTATTTCCGGAATATGAAGTCTATGAGGGTGACCGCGAGTTTGAGATCATCGGCGAAGTTCAGGCGATCAATACAAATGACCATTTGAAAGACCAAACCGTCGTTGTGGCTGTGCGGAAGTAA
- the rplM gene encoding 50S ribosomal protein L13: MKTFTQKPAEVEKKWIIIDAEGLVVGRLASLVALRLRGKHKPTYTPHVDDGDNVIIINAEKAVLTGKKYTDKKYYWHTGYPGGIKERTARAIIEGRFPERVMEKAVERMIPRGPLGRVQMKNLRVYAGNEHPHEAQKPEVLDVASMNKKNTRSA, from the coding sequence ATGAAAACCTTTACGCAGAAACCTGCTGAGGTGGAGAAGAAGTGGATCATCATCGACGCCGAAGGCCTCGTTGTTGGACGTCTAGCTTCTTTGGTTGCCTTGCGTTTGCGCGGCAAACACAAGCCCACTTACACACCACATGTTGACGATGGCGACAATGTTATCATCATCAATGCTGAAAAAGCTGTTTTGACCGGCAAAAAATACACAGACAAAAAATATTACTGGCACACAGGCTATCCTGGCGGCATCAAAGAGCGTACAGCTCGTGCGATCATCGAAGGTCGTTTCCCTGAGCGCGTTATGGAAAAAGCTGTTGAGCGTATGATCCCACGTGGTCCGCTTGGCCGTGTTCAGATGAAAAATCTACGCGTTTATGCAGGTAACGAACATCCTCATGAAGCACAGAAACCAGAAGTTCTTGATGTTGCATCAATGAACAAGAAAAATACAAGGAGCGCATAA
- the rpsI gene encoding 30S ribosomal protein S9 — protein MADLESLAELGEATAAVEAVEAAPVYVQKLDAQGRAYATGKRKDAIARVWLSPGTGKIIVNGRDYTSYFARPVSQMLLLQPVVAAAREGQFDVNATVKGGGLSGQAGAVRHGISKALTYYEPGLRAVLKKGGFLTRDSRVVERKKYGRAKARRSFQFSKR, from the coding sequence ATGGCTGATCTTGAATCCCTAGCGGAACTTGGCGAAGCAACTGCAGCTGTTGAAGCGGTAGAGGCAGCTCCTGTATATGTTCAAAAACTAGACGCCCAAGGCCGCGCCTATGCAACAGGTAAACGTAAAGACGCGATTGCACGTGTTTGGCTTTCACCTGGTACTGGCAAAATCATTGTTAACGGTCGTGACTACACTTCGTACTTTGCACGTCCTGTGTCACAAATGCTCTTGCTTCAGCCTGTTGTTGCTGCTGCACGTGAAGGCCAGTTTGATGTGAATGCAACGGTTAAAGGCGGAGGCCTTTCCGGCCAGGCTGGTGCAGTTCGTCACGGTATCTCAAAAGCTTTGACATATTACGAGCCAGGCCTACGTGCTGTCTTGAAAAAAGGTGGCTTCCTTACTCGCGATTCACGTGTTGTTGAGCGTAAGAAATACGGTAGAGCAAAAGCTCGTCGTTCTTTCCAGTTCTCAAAACGTTAA
- a CDS encoding DMT family transporter, whose product MTDSNNPIKAAIWMLGAIASFSTMAIAGRSLDSDIDTFEIMLFRSIVGVIIVVTIARSIGTLHEIKFDKLRLHLLRNLCHFTGQNLWFFALTAIPLSQLFAFEFSTPIWVAILAPIFLKEKLTRARTIAAIMGFIGILLVARPDTATYSPYIIAAFLCAIGFAGANIGTKLLTRTQSITCIMFWLTVIQTGLGLIAAGHDGDIYIPPAHNFIWLFIIGVCGLTAHFSLTRALSLAPAIVVSPFDFLRLPLISIVAFFLYGEVLEWPVFLGAVIVFSANIFNILSELKQRKKLALQT is encoded by the coding sequence ATGACCGACAGCAACAATCCGATAAAAGCTGCCATATGGATGCTTGGAGCAATCGCCTCCTTCAGCACCATGGCGATTGCCGGACGGTCGCTTGATAGTGACATTGATACATTTGAGATCATGCTCTTTCGATCCATCGTTGGTGTCATCATTGTTGTGACTATTGCAAGAAGTATTGGCACACTGCACGAGATCAAATTTGATAAATTACGTCTCCATTTGCTACGAAACCTATGTCATTTCACAGGCCAGAACCTATGGTTTTTTGCGCTTACGGCAATTCCCCTCTCCCAGCTGTTTGCGTTTGAATTTTCCACGCCTATCTGGGTAGCAATCCTTGCCCCAATTTTCTTGAAAGAAAAACTTACGCGCGCGCGCACTATTGCTGCCATTATGGGTTTTATTGGCATCTTGCTTGTTGCCCGCCCGGATACGGCAACATATTCACCTTATATCATTGCAGCTTTTTTATGTGCTATTGGCTTTGCCGGAGCGAATATCGGAACAAAACTCCTCACACGCACACAATCAATTACCTGCATTATGTTTTGGCTAACGGTCATTCAAACAGGTTTAGGCTTGATCGCAGCTGGTCATGATGGAGATATTTACATCCCTCCTGCTCATAATTTTATCTGGCTATTTATCATTGGCGTTTGTGGATTAACGGCTCACTTCAGTCTAACCAGAGCGCTGTCGCTGGCGCCAGCAATCGTGGTTTCACCATTCGATTTTTTACGATTACCGCTGATCTCTATTGTCGCATTTTTCCTCTATGGAGAAGTTCTGGAATGGCCTGTTTTCCTTGGTGCTGTAATTGTGTTTTCAGCCAATATCTTCAATATCCTCAGCGAATTGAAACAACGAAAAAAATTGGCGCTTCAGACTTAA
- the argC gene encoding N-acetyl-gamma-glutamyl-phosphate reductase has translation MKAKVFIDGEHGTTGLQIITRLTQRNDIDLLSIAHEDRRNPDIRKEKLREADIAILCLPDDAAREAVALASDAGTRFIDASTAHRTHPDWAYGFGELNADQKDNIRKAQFVSNPGCYSTGAIALTAPLVQAGILPSDYPLTVNAVSGYSGGGKQMIAQMEDTGVDGAISSAHFAYALTLAHKHVPEIVTRSGLTRTPIFTPSVGRFAQGMLVHVPLHLDLLRDTPSLSDIHRTLTAHYNGQKFVDVATLEESSSTARLDPEGLNGQDNMRLYVFGTEGAGTVNLTAQLDNLGKGASGAAVQNLDLMIEQYRS, from the coding sequence ATGAAAGCAAAAGTCTTCATAGATGGCGAACATGGCACAACTGGCCTGCAAATCATCACGCGCCTTACACAGCGTAACGATATTGATCTATTATCAATCGCGCATGAAGACAGACGCAATCCGGATATTCGTAAGGAAAAATTGCGCGAGGCCGATATTGCGATCTTGTGCCTACCAGATGATGCTGCACGTGAGGCCGTTGCACTAGCCTCAGATGCCGGTACCCGGTTCATTGACGCATCAACCGCGCACCGAACACATCCTGATTGGGCATACGGTTTTGGCGAACTAAATGCAGATCAAAAAGATAATATCAGGAAAGCACAATTCGTATCCAACCCTGGTTGTTACTCGACAGGTGCAATCGCACTAACGGCACCGCTCGTACAAGCTGGTATTTTGCCAAGCGATTATCCGCTGACAGTCAACGCGGTCTCTGGCTATTCTGGCGGGGGTAAGCAAATGATTGCGCAAATGGAAGATACAGGCGTAGACGGTGCGATTTCATCGGCACACTTTGCCTATGCGCTTACGCTCGCTCATAAACATGTACCAGAGATTGTGACACGCTCGGGCCTTACTCGAACACCAATATTTACACCGAGTGTTGGTCGCTTTGCACAAGGTATGTTGGTGCATGTTCCACTGCATCTTGATCTATTGAGGGATACACCCAGCCTTTCCGATATTCATCGGACACTTACGGCTCATTATAATGGGCAAAAGTTTGTTGACGTTGCCACGTTAGAGGAAAGCAGCAGTACCGCTCGCCTTGATCCAGAAGGTTTAAATGGCCAGGACAATATGCGTCTATATGTGTTTGGCACAGAAGGTGCGGGAACGGTTAACCTAACAGCGCAACTCGATAATTTGGGCAAAGGTGCATCAGGAGCTGCGGTCCAAAACCTTGATCTCATGATTGAACAATATCGGAGTTAA
- a CDS encoding COX15/CtaA family protein — protein MTENAIEHSELLAKRDNAQKQRGLLRIWLAVVLLAIFALVIVGGATRLTDSGLSITQWKPIHGVIPPLSAQEWEEELELYRQIPEYQLINKGMSLDEFKYIYWWEWAHRLLARGVGVLFGVPLLIFWLSGRVEKPIRKPLVGLLFLGGLQGFIGWWMVSSGLVDRVDVSQYRLATHLTLACIIFAGIVWVMRGLSPHTADHAPTTSAHPMAILLALFVILQIFLGGLVAGLDAGLAYNTWPLMDGTFIPENLWTIEPVWKNAFESPKTVQFIHRMSAYILWALAFIHMVTCIKGDGDTTHSRRSVILFVLVTLQALVGIMTLVMQVPVSWALVHQGMALVVLGFAIAHWRGFVGEYALPVEIKKGS, from the coding sequence ATGACTGAAAATGCGATAGAACACAGTGAATTGCTTGCCAAGCGAGATAATGCACAAAAACAGCGTGGTCTGCTCAGAATTTGGCTGGCTGTCGTTCTACTGGCTATTTTTGCACTTGTTATTGTTGGTGGTGCAACCCGCCTGACGGACTCTGGCCTTTCAATCACACAGTGGAAGCCAATTCATGGAGTGATTCCACCACTTAGCGCTCAGGAGTGGGAAGAGGAACTCGAACTCTATCGCCAAATTCCTGAATATCAGTTGATTAATAAGGGAATGTCTCTTGATGAGTTTAAATACATATATTGGTGGGAATGGGCACATAGATTGCTCGCCCGCGGTGTAGGTGTATTGTTTGGCGTCCCGCTTCTCATTTTTTGGTTATCTGGGCGGGTTGAAAAACCGATCCGTAAGCCACTGGTAGGTCTCTTGTTTTTAGGAGGACTGCAAGGTTTCATCGGGTGGTGGATGGTCTCGTCCGGCCTTGTCGATCGGGTTGATGTTAGTCAATATCGGCTAGCAACGCATCTAACGCTTGCCTGTATTATTTTTGCCGGCATTGTTTGGGTGATGCGCGGATTATCGCCACATACGGCAGATCACGCGCCAACAACATCGGCGCACCCGATGGCAATTTTGCTGGCACTGTTCGTAATTTTGCAAATATTTCTTGGTGGTTTGGTTGCAGGTCTTGATGCAGGACTTGCCTATAATACATGGCCTTTGATGGATGGCACATTTATCCCTGAAAACCTTTGGACTATCGAGCCAGTTTGGAAAAATGCATTTGAAAGCCCTAAGACAGTTCAATTTATTCACCGAATGAGCGCTTATATTCTTTGGGCGCTTGCGTTCATTCACATGGTGACTTGCATTAAGGGTGATGGGGATACAACGCATTCACGCCGTTCAGTCATCTTGTTTGTACTTGTTACATTACAGGCGCTTGTGGGCATCATGACGCTTGTTATGCAGGTTCCTGTTTCTTGGGCGCTTGTCCACCAAGGTATGGCGCTCGTTGTTCTTGGTTTTGCCATTGCTCACTGGCGCGGTTTTGTCGGCGAATATGCACTGCCGGTAGAAATAAAAAAGGGGAGCTAA
- a CDS encoding DUF2842 domain-containing protein: protein MPTRVRKFIGVFLMLILVGLYAILAVTVATYQLAESAWYVHLLYFFFTGILWVLPAMWLIKWMEGAPKPKNAK, encoded by the coding sequence ATGCCAACCCGCGTTAGAAAATTTATCGGTGTATTCTTAATGCTTATTTTGGTGGGGCTTTATGCCATTCTTGCCGTTACAGTGGCCACCTACCAACTCGCTGAATCTGCCTGGTATGTTCACCTTCTCTACTTTTTCTTCACCGGAATATTGTGGGTATTGCCCGCCATGTGGCTTATCAAATGGATGGAAGGGGCACCTAAGCCCAAAAACGCCAAATAG
- a CDS encoding GNAT family N-acetyltransferase, translated as MRTKLLKAQILNIETTQDKKIKIITNIYDLEHDWRFIETEDHISVHQSFNWCRAWCNNHKVKPIFVTVSINSRIEFILPLEVQSQFGIKRARLIGSDHSNVNFLLASKAFLYQMKPDFIEELKIELRKLSLPFDAIHLEKMRLSFVGVPNPFGSVTKVLNQNASFQLPLQSTVEKTFAQINAKRKRKMVRSTAKKLGAIGEQSYIISNSIAENEKIISAFFLQKAKRFESKGLPDAFGTKDIQDFFADLCALDQGDIGKLELHAITLRQKDQASEVVAIAAVTVKNGHAICQFSSFNEDIAAQTQTSPGEFLFYHVIENMVQRGMRLFDFGIGDQPYKHSWCTIRTEHYDGFIALNTSGYIAAWLETLKIAIKRKIKSSPQFLKLVNRFRR; from the coding sequence ATGCGTACGAAACTACTAAAGGCTCAAATTTTAAACATTGAGACAACGCAAGATAAGAAGATCAAAATTATTACAAATATCTATGATCTTGAACATGACTGGCGCTTTATAGAAACCGAGGATCACATTTCCGTGCACCAGAGTTTTAATTGGTGTCGGGCTTGGTGCAACAACCACAAAGTAAAACCAATTTTTGTGACGGTGTCTATTAACTCACGCATCGAATTTATTCTACCACTTGAGGTTCAATCCCAATTCGGTATTAAGCGTGCGCGGCTTATTGGTTCTGATCATAGCAATGTGAATTTTTTGCTCGCATCAAAGGCGTTTCTATATCAGATGAAGCCTGACTTTATTGAAGAGCTTAAGATCGAGTTACGAAAACTATCCCTTCCCTTTGATGCCATTCATCTTGAAAAAATGCGCTTAAGTTTTGTGGGTGTGCCAAACCCGTTTGGCTCTGTTACCAAAGTGCTTAATCAAAATGCATCTTTTCAACTGCCTTTACAAAGCACCGTCGAAAAAACTTTTGCTCAAATAAACGCAAAACGTAAACGCAAAATGGTTCGCAGCACGGCCAAAAAGCTTGGTGCGATTGGCGAGCAGAGTTACATTATTTCCAATAGCATTGCTGAAAATGAGAAAATTATTTCGGCATTTTTCTTACAAAAAGCCAAACGTTTTGAAAGTAAGGGCCTGCCAGATGCATTTGGCACAAAAGATATTCAGGACTTCTTCGCTGACCTTTGCGCACTCGATCAGGGTGACATTGGAAAGCTGGAACTTCACGCGATTACATTGCGACAAAAAGATCAAGCCTCTGAGGTCGTCGCGATAGCAGCTGTTACAGTAAAAAATGGCCATGCAATTTGCCAATTCAGTTCATTTAACGAGGACATCGCAGCGCAAACACAAACAAGCCCGGGCGAGTTTTTATTCTATCATGTCATCGAAAACATGGTTCAGCGCGGGATGCGTTTGTTCGATTTTGGTATTGGCGATCAGCCTTACAAGCACTCTTGGTGTACAATTCGTACTGAACATTATGATGGATTTATTGCGTTAAATACCAGTGGTTATATTGCGGCATGGTTGGAAACACTAAAAATTGCCATTAAACGCAAAATAAAGTCGTCACCACAATTTCTCAAACTGGTGAACAGATTTCGCCGGTAA
- a CDS encoding Wzz/FepE/Etk N-terminal domain-containing protein has protein sequence MSQIHNDDTNVDIDLGSLFFAVKKNIAKIAISALIVGVIAFVIVNIVDEQYRSEARVLIDNREPVFADQQQLNGGQPSVTLDERGVTSQVEILKSNNLVTSVARELDLASYDEFNAPKSPSFIAKIFIGLGLISDPYSIPAEERVLKEFYERLDVYQVGVSRVIAVEFTSENPELAESVPNAMVDAFLRVQSGEKLKDNTQASAWLEPEIERLRESVQVAEARVAEYRAEKGLFTIGDTDTFEGQQLSDISAELTRVRSEKVDAEARATTVRRVLEKGENIDSIANVLDSATVQRLRENEADIRGNIADLSTTLLDGHPRMQALQSQLIDVQRQLRTEARKVLASLENEASVARLRERELLGNFNNLKANSAQAGGEEVQLRALEREAASQRELLETYLGRFRQTASRSQVSAIPPDARIISRAIMPTEAFFPKKLPIIIAAMVATFIIGSIWVMLTELFSGRALRPVSEARYAPGHGQHNIGQTRAGSKSQYGHHADLGLLTARAEMAPEYPDGDPAFTEENLVSSRYSIFDVSQEFMVASTRLVMCLSPEGGNATMGSVLLARNLSDEQCRSILVDLTIDGMPSSSTIGTSRIKGLTNLLCGETTIAETIHADAMSDVHVMARGNGNMQRAMQSAERIPLIINALLDSYDTVIVECGPTDVSNVIRLASHLTTEFVVSVKDLPDQQIMEYKEAFADEGYHDALVMDIDPRSDTVKSTSHDAYSSVA, from the coding sequence ATGTCGCAAATCCACAATGACGATACAAATGTCGATATTGACCTCGGCAGTTTGTTTTTTGCGGTCAAGAAAAACATCGCAAAAATTGCAATATCAGCACTCATTGTTGGTGTTATTGCATTTGTGATTGTCAATATTGTTGATGAGCAATATCGCTCTGAAGCACGCGTTTTGATCGATAATCGTGAGCCTGTGTTTGCAGATCAGCAGCAGCTGAACGGCGGACAGCCTTCTGTTACCCTGGATGAACGCGGCGTAACAAGCCAGGTTGAAATTCTAAAATCAAATAATTTGGTCACCTCAGTTGCTCGAGAATTAGACCTTGCATCTTATGACGAGTTCAATGCACCAAAATCACCATCTTTCATTGCAAAGATTTTTATTGGCCTTGGTTTAATCTCTGATCCATATTCTATTCCGGCAGAAGAGCGCGTCTTAAAGGAGTTTTATGAACGCCTCGATGTTTATCAGGTCGGTGTATCACGGGTCATCGCTGTTGAATTTACATCTGAGAACCCGGAACTTGCAGAATCTGTACCAAATGCCATGGTTGATGCATTCTTACGTGTGCAGTCAGGGGAAAAACTCAAAGATAATACCCAAGCCAGCGCTTGGCTCGAACCAGAAATTGAGCGTCTGAGAGAAAGTGTTCAAGTTGCTGAGGCGCGCGTTGCGGAATATCGTGCGGAAAAAGGTCTCTTTACAATAGGGGATACTGACACGTTTGAAGGTCAGCAACTTTCTGATATTTCAGCGGAGTTAACACGTGTGCGTTCTGAAAAAGTCGATGCGGAAGCGCGTGCGACGACGGTACGTCGGGTTTTGGAAAAAGGCGAGAATATTGACTCCATCGCAAATGTTTTAGATTCGGCAACTGTACAAAGATTGCGTGAAAATGAAGCGGATATTCGTGGAAATATTGCGGATTTGTCAACAACACTTCTGGATGGGCACCCGCGCATGCAGGCATTGCAGTCGCAATTAATAGACGTTCAACGCCAGCTTCGCACCGAAGCGAGAAAAGTCTTGGCAAGCCTTGAGAATGAAGCGTCCGTTGCGCGTTTGCGCGAACGTGAGCTTCTTGGTAATTTCAATAATTTGAAAGCAAATTCTGCTCAAGCTGGCGGCGAAGAAGTACAATTGCGTGCGCTTGAGCGTGAAGCCGCATCTCAACGCGAATTACTAGAAACATATCTTGGTCGTTTCCGCCAAACAGCGTCGCGTTCGCAAGTAAGCGCTATTCCGCCGGACGCACGTATAATTTCTCGCGCTATTATGCCGACTGAGGCCTTTTTTCCAAAGAAACTACCGATCATCATCGCAGCGATGGTCGCAACTTTTATTATCGGTTCTATTTGGGTAATGTTGACCGAACTGTTTAGCGGTAGAGCGCTTCGCCCTGTTTCCGAAGCTCGATATGCGCCCGGACATGGTCAACACAATATTGGCCAAACACGTGCTGGTTCAAAAAGCCAATATGGTCATCATGCAGATCTCGGGCTTTTAACAGCCAGAGCTGAGATGGCTCCTGAATACCCAGACGGTGATCCAGCATTTACAGAAGAAAATTTGGTAAGTTCTCGTTACTCGATTTTTGATGTTTCGCAAGAATTTATGGTCGCATCAACGCGGTTGGTTATGTGCCTTTCACCTGAGGGTGGAAATGCCACAATGGGTTCGGTTCTTCTGGCGCGAAATTTAAGCGATGAACAGTGCAGATCAATCCTGGTTGATTTAACCATAGATGGTATGCCAAGCAGTTCGACCATCGGCACTAGTCGGATCAAGGGTTTAACAAATCTGTTATGTGGAGAGACTACGATTGCAGAAACAATTCATGCAGATGCAATGTCGGACGTGCATGTTATGGCCCGTGGGAATGGCAATATGCAGCGTGCGATGCAATCTGCTGAACGGATACCGCTTATTATTAATGCGTTGCTGGACAGTTATGACACTGTAATCGTTGAATGCGGACCGACAGACGTATCAAATGTAATACGTCTTGCAAGTCATCTTACAACAGAATTTGTAGTTTCTGTGAAAGATCTCCCTGATCAACAAATCATGGAATATAAAGAGGCATTTGCCGATGAGGGGTATCATGATGCACTCGTTATGGATATCGACCCGCGCAGCGACACCGTCAAATCCACATCGCATGATGCCTATAGTTCAGTCGCTTAA
- a CDS encoding polysaccharide biosynthesis/export family protein produces the protein MKINLPVAIILAAASIIAGCASYQPAPRAFHEATIQPYRLDAGDRLRITVFEQDGLTGTYGVDQAGYISFPLVGAVAARGYTAQELEGVIAGELQKGYLRDPDVSIEIDQYRSFFVLGEVGQPGQYTYVPGMTVQNAIAIAGGFSTRAQQNSTDITRKINGKIMTGRVSISSPILAGDTIYIRERLF, from the coding sequence GTGAAAATCAATCTACCTGTTGCGATTATTTTAGCTGCTGCCAGCATCATTGCCGGTTGCGCGAGCTATCAGCCGGCTCCTCGTGCATTCCATGAAGCAACCATTCAGCCTTACCGGCTTGATGCTGGCGATCGTCTGCGTATCACTGTTTTCGAGCAAGATGGCTTAACCGGCACCTATGGTGTTGATCAGGCTGGTTACATCTCCTTCCCTCTTGTAGGAGCCGTTGCTGCTCGCGGTTATACAGCACAAGAACTTGAAGGCGTTATCGCAGGCGAATTACAAAAAGGTTACTTGCGCGATCCTGATGTCAGCATCGAGATTGACCAATACCGTTCCTTCTTTGTTTTAGGAGAAGTGGGGCAACCTGGCCAATATACTTATGTTCCGGGGATGACGGTACAAAATGCAATTGCCATTGCTGGCGGTTTTTCAACCAGAGCGCAACAAAACAGCACAGATATTACTCGCAAGATAAATGGAAAAATCATGACAGGTCGCGTCTCAATTTCTAGCCCTATTCTCGCGGGCGATACGATCTATATCCGTGAACGCTTATTTTAA